A genomic window from Streptomyces sp. 846.5 includes:
- a CDS encoding aspartate aminotransferase family protein: MSISVDSAAGQAVKAADRAHVFHSWSAQALIDPLAVAGAEGSYFWDYEGNRFLDFSSQLVNTNIGHQHPKVVAAIQEQAGKLCTFAPAFALDVRSEAARLIAERTPGDLDKIFFTNGGAEANENAIRMARLHTGRQKVLSTYRSYHGATANAIALTGDPRRWANETGVSGVVHFWGPYAYRSNFHAENEAQECERALQHLEATIAFEGPQTVAAIILETVVGTAGILVPPAGYLAGVREICDRYGIVFILDEVMAGFGRTGAWFAADHWGVTPDLLTFAKGVNSGYVPLGGVAISGAIAETFAERPFPGGLTYSGHPLACASAVATINAMAEEGIVEHARHLGETVIGPGLRELASRHPVVGEVRGLGVFWALELVRDRATREPLTPYNAAGAAAAPMAELAAACKQRGLWPFVNMNRLHVVPPCNSSEAEVKEGLAILDEVLTIADAHTV; the protein is encoded by the coding sequence ATGAGCATCTCTGTCGACTCCGCAGCGGGGCAGGCCGTCAAGGCTGCCGACCGCGCCCACGTCTTCCACTCGTGGTCCGCGCAGGCCCTGATCGACCCCCTCGCCGTCGCCGGCGCCGAGGGCTCGTACTTCTGGGACTACGAGGGCAACCGCTTCCTCGACTTCTCCTCGCAGCTGGTGAACACCAACATCGGCCACCAGCACCCCAAGGTGGTCGCGGCGATCCAGGAGCAGGCCGGCAAGCTCTGCACCTTCGCCCCGGCCTTCGCCCTGGACGTGCGCAGCGAGGCGGCCCGGCTGATCGCCGAGCGTACCCCGGGCGACCTCGACAAGATCTTCTTCACCAACGGCGGCGCCGAGGCCAACGAGAACGCGATCCGGATGGCGCGGCTGCACACCGGGCGGCAGAAGGTGCTCTCCACCTACCGCTCGTACCACGGCGCCACCGCCAACGCGATCGCCCTGACCGGCGACCCGCGCCGGTGGGCCAACGAGACCGGCGTGTCCGGTGTCGTGCACTTCTGGGGCCCCTACGCCTACCGCTCCAACTTCCACGCCGAGAACGAGGCGCAGGAGTGCGAGCGGGCGCTGCAGCACCTGGAGGCGACCATCGCCTTCGAGGGTCCGCAGACCGTCGCCGCGATCATCCTGGAGACCGTGGTCGGCACGGCGGGGATCCTCGTCCCCCCGGCCGGGTACCTTGCCGGCGTCCGAGAGATCTGCGACCGCTACGGGATCGTCTTCATCCTGGACGAGGTGATGGCCGGCTTCGGCCGTACCGGCGCGTGGTTCGCCGCCGACCACTGGGGGGTCACCCCGGACCTGCTGACCTTCGCCAAGGGCGTCAACTCCGGCTATGTGCCGCTGGGCGGCGTCGCCATCAGCGGCGCCATCGCGGAGACCTTCGCCGAGCGTCCGTTCCCCGGCGGGCTGACCTACTCGGGCCACCCGCTGGCCTGCGCCTCGGCCGTGGCGACCATCAACGCCATGGCGGAGGAGGGCATCGTCGAGCACGCCAGGCACCTCGGCGAGACGGTGATCGGGCCCGGCCTGCGCGAGCTGGCGAGCCGTCACCCCGTCGTCGGCGAGGTCCGCGGCCTGGGTGTGTTCTGGGCGCTGGAGCTGGTCCGGGACCGGGCCACGCGCGAGCCGCTGACCCCCTACAACGCGGCGGGCGCCGCTGCCGCTCCGATGGCCGAGCTGGCCGCGGCCTGCAAGCAGCGCGGTCTGTGGCCGTTCGTCAACATGAACCGGCTGCATGTCGTCCCACCGTGCAACAGCAGCGAGGCGGAGGTCAAGGAGGGTCTGGCCATTCTGGACGAGGTGCTCACCATCGCGGATGCGCACACGGTCTGA
- a CDS encoding Rieske 2Fe-2S domain-containing protein — MDTQPDRSLSRHALLPLRLFLGATFVYAGLDKLADPHYLGGLADPASMAAQAHAVAARSPIGALLDQAVRSPTPAGLAMAFGELAVGFGTLLGLWGRLAAVGGALINLTLWLSVSWGVHPYYLGNDLIYLMAWVPLVLAGTPQFSLDALIARHARGTAAGRGRRQVLVDGGIATLAVAGAVLLTGAGVARSRGRVTAPSAGAIDAAGTAIAAASVPVGGVLRVPAPGSGDPVYLQQPKAGQYTALSGVCTHSGCTVNPPKDGRFVCPCHNSCFDAATGAVLQGPATKALARFGITRSGDQLHLGAEGQGS, encoded by the coding sequence ATGGACACCCAGCCCGACCGTTCCCTCAGCCGCCACGCGCTGCTCCCGCTGCGCCTGTTCCTCGGCGCGACCTTCGTCTACGCGGGTCTCGACAAGCTCGCCGACCCGCACTACCTCGGCGGCCTCGCCGACCCCGCGTCCATGGCCGCGCAGGCGCATGCCGTCGCCGCGCGCAGTCCCATCGGCGCGCTGCTCGACCAGGCGGTGCGCTCGCCCACGCCGGCCGGGCTGGCCATGGCCTTCGGTGAGCTCGCGGTCGGATTCGGCACCCTGTTGGGGCTGTGGGGGCGGCTCGCCGCGGTGGGCGGCGCGCTGATCAACCTGACACTGTGGCTGAGTGTGAGCTGGGGCGTCCACCCGTACTACCTGGGCAACGACCTGATCTATCTGATGGCCTGGGTGCCGCTGGTGCTCGCCGGCACGCCGCAGTTCTCCCTGGACGCGCTGATCGCCCGGCACGCACGCGGGACGGCCGCCGGTCGGGGCCGCCGCCAGGTCCTGGTGGACGGCGGCATCGCGACCCTCGCGGTCGCGGGCGCGGTGCTGCTCACGGGGGCGGGGGTGGCCCGCTCCCGGGGCAGGGTGACCGCGCCGAGCGCGGGGGCGATCGATGCGGCCGGTACCGCCATCGCGGCGGCTTCCGTCCCCGTCGGCGGTGTGCTCCGGGTGCCTGCTCCGGGCAGCGGCGACCCGGTCTACCTTCAGCAGCCCAAGGCGGGCCAGTACACCGCGCTGTCCGGCGTCTGCACCCACTCGGGCTGCACGGTGAATCCGCCCAAGGACGGCCGTTTCGTCTGCCCCTGCCACAACTCCTGTTTCGACGCCGCCACCGGCGCGGTGCTGCAGGGCCCGGCGACCAAGGCCCTCGCCCGCTTCGGCATCACCCGCTCCGGCGACCAGTTGCACCTGGGCGCGGAGGGCCAGGGGAGTTGA
- a CDS encoding diacylglycerol kinase family protein, translating to MSAVRSAGEALLVVVSPAALALDAESVRVARDVLGAAFAVKLVVPGSLAELEQALSRRGGKRLVVIGDDRAVHQVVQVLHQRAELASSPLGIIPIGNGEKVTLTRSLGVAARPVDAARTVVGGAERTLGLLVDESGGVVLGGLRIPGRSHPGSAPGAAAERVHPDGPKDSGDASAGTPATAPPPSGSAPEPRSLRANKAAPGRGGLLPSLCLGLGLQLGRAARSVASQLRPLRGDPGQALLVEADGQMLADLDHPVYLVAAPDDGLMEVLLSPSSGPGGPLRVRVRRITVSGGPATSFTYLADDAPGGPVQHRTWTAEPAAWRLTVPPAA from the coding sequence GTGTCGGCTGTGCGATCGGCGGGAGAGGCGCTCCTGGTGGTGGTCTCCCCCGCCGCCCTGGCCCTGGACGCGGAATCGGTCAGGGTGGCCAGGGACGTTCTCGGGGCAGCCTTCGCGGTGAAGCTGGTGGTTCCGGGGAGCCTGGCCGAGCTGGAACAGGCCCTTTCGCGCAGGGGCGGGAAACGACTTGTTGTGATAGGTGATGACCGTGCGGTGCACCAGGTGGTGCAGGTGTTGCACCAGCGTGCGGAACTGGCGTCGAGCCCCCTCGGGATCATCCCGATCGGAAATGGCGAAAAAGTGACCTTGACCAGGTCACTGGGGGTGGCCGCGCGTCCCGTGGACGCCGCCAGGACGGTCGTCGGCGGCGCCGAACGCACCCTGGGTCTGCTCGTGGACGAGAGCGGCGGAGTGGTCCTCGGCGGGCTGCGGATCCCCGGCCGCAGCCATCCCGGATCCGCGCCCGGAGCAGCGGCGGAACGGGTCCACCCGGACGGCCCCAAGGACTCCGGGGACGCCTCCGCGGGAACCCCCGCGACCGCTCCGCCACCGAGCGGCTCCGCTCCCGAGCCGCGTTCGCTCAGGGCGAACAAAGCTGCGCCCGGGCGAGGTGGTCTGCTTCCGTCCCTCTGCCTCGGTCTGGGCCTCCAGCTCGGCCGGGCCGCACGCAGCGTCGCCTCGCAGCTGCGCCCGCTCCGTGGCGACCCCGGACAGGCCCTGCTGGTCGAGGCGGACGGACAGATGCTGGCCGACCTGGACCACCCGGTGTACCTGGTCGCCGCGCCCGACGACGGCCTGATGGAGGTTCTGCTGAGCCCCTCGTCCGGACCCGGCGGACCGTTGCGGGTCCGGGTCCGGCGGATCACGGTGAGCGGCGGCCCCGCGACGAGCTTCACCTATCTGGCGGACGACGCCCCGGGCGGCCCGGTCCAGCACCGCACCTGGACAGCCGAACCTGCCGCCTGGCGGCTGACGGTGCCACCGGCCGCCTGA
- a CDS encoding adenylosuccinate synthase, with the protein MPALVLVGAQWGDEGKGKATDLLGGSVDYVVRFQGGNNAGHTVVVGDQKYALHLLPSGILSPTCTPVIGNGVVIDPAVLFSELVGLQDRGVDTSKLLVSGNAHLITPYHRTLDKVSERFLGKRKIGTTGRGIGPTYADKINRVGIRVQDLFDESILLQKVEAALHDKNQILVKLYNRRAVPVDLVVEEYLGYAEKLRPFVADTVLVLNKALEENKVVLMEGGQGTLLDVDHGTYPFVTSSNPTAGGACTGSGIGPTKIDRVIGILKAYTTRVGSGPFPTELLDADGDALRRIGGERGVTTGRDRRCGWFDAPIARYATRVNGLTDFFLTKLDVLTGWEQIPVCVAYEIDGRRVDELPYSQTDFHHAKPIYENLPGWSEDITKAQTFEDLPKNAQAYVKALEDMSGAPISAIGVGPGRTETIQVRSFLS; encoded by the coding sequence GTGCCCGCACTCGTGCTGGTCGGCGCTCAGTGGGGCGACGAGGGCAAGGGGAAGGCCACCGACCTCCTCGGTGGCTCGGTCGACTACGTAGTCCGCTTCCAGGGTGGCAACAACGCCGGTCACACGGTGGTCGTAGGCGATCAGAAGTACGCACTGCACCTGCTTCCCTCGGGCATTCTCAGCCCGACATGCACGCCGGTGATCGGCAACGGCGTGGTCATCGACCCGGCCGTGCTCTTCTCCGAGCTGGTGGGTCTGCAGGACCGCGGCGTGGACACCTCCAAGCTCCTGGTCTCCGGCAACGCGCACCTGATCACCCCGTACCACCGGACCCTGGACAAGGTCTCCGAGCGGTTCCTGGGCAAGCGCAAGATCGGCACCACCGGTCGAGGCATCGGCCCGACCTACGCCGACAAGATCAACCGGGTCGGCATCCGGGTCCAGGACCTGTTCGACGAGAGCATCCTGCTGCAGAAGGTCGAAGCCGCGCTGCACGACAAGAACCAGATCCTGGTCAAGCTCTACAACCGCCGCGCGGTCCCGGTCGACCTGGTCGTCGAGGAGTACCTCGGCTACGCCGAGAAGCTGCGCCCGTTCGTCGCGGACACCGTCCTGGTCCTGAACAAGGCCCTGGAGGAGAACAAGGTCGTGCTGATGGAGGGCGGCCAGGGCACCCTCCTGGACGTGGACCACGGCACCTACCCCTTCGTCACCTCGTCGAACCCGACCGCCGGCGGCGCCTGCACCGGCTCCGGCATCGGCCCGACGAAGATCGACCGGGTCATCGGCATCCTCAAGGCCTACACCACCCGCGTCGGCTCGGGCCCGTTCCCGACCGAACTGCTGGACGCCGACGGCGACGCGCTGCGCCGCATCGGCGGCGAGCGCGGCGTCACCACCGGCCGCGACCGCCGCTGCGGCTGGTTCGACGCCCCGATCGCCCGCTACGCGACCCGCGTCAACGGCCTGACGGACTTCTTCCTCACCAAGCTGGACGTGCTCACCGGCTGGGAGCAGATCCCGGTCTGCGTCGCCTACGAGATCGACGGCCGCCGGGTGGACGAACTCCCCTACTCGCAGACCGACTTCCACCACGCGAAGCCGATCTACGAGAACCTCCCGGGCTGGTCCGAGGACATCACCAAGGCCCAGACCTTCGAGGACCTCCCGAAGAACGCCCAGGCGTACGTGAAGGCCCTGGAGGACATGTCGGGCGCCCCGATCTCCGCCATCGGCGTGGGCCCGGGCCGCACGGAGACGATCCAGGTTCGGTCGTTCCTGTCGTAG
- a CDS encoding GNAT family protein — MPAKRPASTTLTGTHVRLEPLSRDHLQELFLAGGRDEEVWRWLTVTAPQSEEELGELLDGRLAEVEAGVAVAFAVIDLSTGMPVGWTTFLDIAPFDERLEIGWTWYARSVWRTAVNTESKLLLLTHAFEDLGMGRVQWKTDHLNTRSQNAIARLGAQREGVLRRHRLRADGSWRDSVYFSMLVDEWPEAKARLANRLLEG, encoded by the coding sequence ATGCCTGCGAAGAGACCCGCGTCCACGACGCTCACCGGAACCCATGTCCGCCTGGAGCCGCTGTCCCGCGATCATCTGCAGGAGCTGTTCCTGGCCGGGGGGCGGGACGAGGAGGTATGGCGGTGGCTCACGGTCACTGCGCCGCAGAGCGAGGAGGAGCTCGGAGAGCTGCTCGACGGGCGGCTCGCGGAGGTGGAGGCGGGTGTGGCCGTCGCGTTCGCGGTGATCGATCTGTCGACCGGGATGCCGGTCGGGTGGACGACCTTTCTCGACATCGCCCCCTTCGACGAGCGGCTGGAGATCGGCTGGACCTGGTACGCCCGTTCGGTCTGGCGTACCGCGGTGAACACCGAGTCCAAGCTGCTGCTGCTCACCCATGCCTTCGAGGACCTCGGCATGGGCCGGGTCCAGTGGAAGACCGACCACCTGAACACCCGCTCGCAGAACGCCATCGCCCGTCTCGGCGCGCAGCGCGAGGGCGTGCTGCGGCGGCACCGGCTGCGCGCGGACGGGTCCTGGCGCGACAGCGTCTACTTCTCGATGCTGGTGGACGAGTGGCCCGAGGCCAAGGCCCGCCTTGCGAACCGACTGCTGGAGGGCTGA
- a CDS encoding GntR family transcriptional regulator — MPSDLPSSGPHASHTPLRRSSLREQVAGALRDEMMAGRLPAGSHFTVKEIAELYGVSATPVREALLDLTAQGLLWTEHHRGFTVPRLGWDDFVDIVEARTLVSDGMFRRLAVHLKAIDWERLPSLQRRADAAYRAARAGHLDVLVGCDLRFWGEFAGLVANARLTGYLDWLRVQYWIFAAPYLRGRPDIADYCWSGHRELMEHLVAKDRDTVHRMLIDYNRESLRQMAALCGESAEGTLIGYADILPIPARRDSL; from the coding sequence GTGCCGTCCGACCTGCCGTCCTCGGGACCGCACGCGTCGCACACCCCGCTCCGGCGCAGCAGTCTGCGCGAGCAGGTCGCGGGCGCCCTGCGCGACGAGATGATGGCGGGCCGGCTCCCGGCCGGATCGCACTTCACCGTCAAGGAGATCGCCGAGCTGTACGGGGTGTCCGCCACCCCGGTCAGGGAGGCGCTGCTCGACCTCACCGCCCAGGGCCTGCTGTGGACCGAGCACCACCGCGGCTTCACCGTCCCCCGGCTCGGCTGGGACGACTTCGTCGACATCGTCGAGGCCAGGACCCTGGTCTCGGACGGGATGTTCCGCCGCCTGGCGGTCCACCTCAAGGCGATCGACTGGGAGCGGCTGCCCTCGCTGCAGCGCCGCGCCGACGCCGCCTACCGTGCGGCCCGGGCCGGGCACCTGGACGTGCTGGTCGGCTGCGACCTGCGGTTCTGGGGAGAGTTCGCCGGCCTGGTCGCCAACGCCAGGCTCACCGGGTACCTGGACTGGCTCAGGGTGCAGTACTGGATCTTCGCGGCGCCCTATCTGCGCGGCCGTCCCGACATAGCCGACTACTGCTGGTCCGGGCACCGGGAACTGATGGAGCATCTGGTCGCCAAGGACCGCGACACGGTGCACCGGATGCTGATCGACTACAACCGCGAGTCGCTCCGGCAGATGGCCGCACTCTGCGGTGAGAGCGCCGAGGGCACCCTCATCGGCTATGCCGACATCCTGCCGATTCCCGCTCGGCGCGACTCCCTGTAA
- a CDS encoding GNAT family N-acetyltransferase: MSDLTITPVLAADLPRWRELFEGYCAFYSVELTEADYDRVWAWIHDPERETRCLVARDAEGVPVGLAHFRAYDSPLRGTSGFLDDLFVDPARRGSGAADALLAALARVAAEEGWAAVRWNTAENNYRARAVYDRHAAKTVFLTYSMDAAAEGPSDG; this comes from the coding sequence ATGTCGGATCTGACGATCACCCCGGTCCTGGCCGCGGACCTGCCGCGCTGGCGGGAGCTGTTCGAGGGCTACTGCGCCTTCTACTCGGTGGAGTTGACCGAGGCCGACTACGACCGGGTCTGGGCCTGGATCCACGATCCGGAGCGGGAGACGCGCTGTCTGGTCGCGCGGGACGCGGAGGGTGTGCCAGTGGGGCTGGCGCACTTCCGGGCCTATGACTCGCCGCTGCGCGGGACCAGCGGTTTCCTCGACGACCTGTTCGTGGACCCGGCCCGCCGGGGCAGCGGTGCGGCGGACGCGCTGCTCGCCGCGCTGGCGCGGGTCGCGGCGGAGGAGGGCTGGGCGGCGGTCCGCTGGAACACCGCCGAGAACAACTACCGGGCGCGGGCCGTCTACGACCGGCATGCGGCGAAGACGGTCTTCCTGACCTACAGCATGGACGCCGCGGCGGAGGGTCCGTCCGATGGTTGA
- a CDS encoding DUF3151 domain-containing protein translates to MSIHKNLLDGPEPTLLTEDEQPYRMLAEESASPAQVAAEFPTFSLAWAMLADDAFAAGHVVESYAYARTGYHRGLDALRRSGWKGHGPVPWEHRANRGFLRCLAALARAADSIKETEEAERCWQFLKDSSLLGYEELKGQ, encoded by the coding sequence ATGAGCATCCACAAGAATCTGCTGGACGGCCCGGAGCCGACGCTGCTGACCGAGGACGAGCAGCCTTACCGCATGCTGGCGGAGGAGTCCGCCTCGCCCGCGCAGGTGGCGGCGGAGTTCCCGACCTTCTCGCTGGCCTGGGCCATGCTCGCCGACGACGCTTTCGCGGCCGGGCATGTGGTCGAGTCGTACGCCTACGCCCGCACCGGCTACCACCGGGGCCTCGACGCCCTGCGCCGCAGCGGCTGGAAGGGCCACGGGCCGGTGCCGTGGGAGCACCGGGCCAACCGGGGCTTCCTGCGCTGCCTGGCGGCGCTGGCCCGGGCCGCCGACTCGATCAAGGAGACCGAGGAGGCCGAGCGCTGCTGGCAGTTCCTGAAGGACAGCAGCCTGCTCGGCTACGAGGAGCTGAAAGGGCAGTAA